The genome window AACGACGTGAAGAACCAGCTCAGTGACAAGAACGTCCAGGTATGGCATCAGCACACCAACTCCACCAACCGAGCGGGGACGGTGATCTCCGCCGTGCGCTCTGCGGCCAACGCAGAGATCTGCACTCAGGCCTGGTGCAAGTTCTCCGAGATCCTCGGGAGCTTTCGACTTCTCCCAGAGGAGGCCCTTCAGAACGGAGAGCTGAACACGGTCCATCTGTGTGAAGCTCCAGGGGCTTTCATAACCTCTCTGAACCACTACACCAAAACCAGCGAGTCCACGCGTTACTGTGACTGGAGCTGGGCCGCCAACACTCTCAACCCGTACCACGAGGCCAACGGCGGCAGCACCACCATCGCGGATGATCGGTTGATTGCCAACACTCTGCCCTGGTGGTTCTTCGGCTCTGACAACACGGGCAACATTATGATCCAGAAACATTTGCTGGAGCTGCAGGCGTTTGTGGCTAACATGCGTACAGTGGACGTGGTGACGGCAGATGGTAGCTTCGACTGTCAGGAGAAGCCTGATGAGCAGGAGGCGCTGGTGGCGTCGCTGCACTACTGCGAGGTCACAGCTGCACTGCTACTACTGAGCCCCGGGGGCTCCTTCGTGCTCAAGATGTTCACCCTGTATGAGCACTCCTCCGTCTGCCTCCTCTACCTGCTGAACTGCTGTTTCCGCTCCGTCAACGTCTTCAAACCTGCCACCAGCAAGTCGGGAAACTCTGAGGTTTATGTGGTGTGTCTGGACTATGAGGGCAAGGAAGCCGTGAGGCCTCTGCTCTCCAAACTGATCCGTAACTACGGCCCACAGCTGGCGGACCGAGAGGCACTTTTCCCAAACTCGCACCTCCCAGAGTCGTTTTTGAAGCAGCATGAAGAAGTGTGCTCGTACTTCACCAGGCTGCAGGTGGAGACGATCACAGAAAACCTGCAACTGTTTGGAGGAATGAGCAGCGAGCAGAGGCAGCGGCTCGACTTCATCAGAGACGGAACCGCTCAGGAGTATCTGCAGCGCTTCCAGGTAGGATGTGTGTAGAGTCAATGGGCTGAAGTTCAATCCTGTTATGTTATCAGCAGAGGGATTTTTCCAAGTTGTCCATGAAGTGTATAAGTTAATCTTTCTTTTTGTCCCCTTCCTAAAATTGAAATGTAAGATCTTCTTTGGTCAAATTGAATCCTATTCTTCCCAATGAGAAATATGGCCAGGACAACTGCTAGAGTCCATGAATCTTCATGAATGTGAACTAAGGCAGagcaaatattcagctttttatctGAATCACAATTTTAATATCCAAATCTTTAAAAAGATGTTCAGGCCCAAAACAATATACACTTCACTCTTTGAGTGTCCCCAGATCCCTGCACAAATTATAATACATGAACCCTTTTTTTTACCATCATTTGAATAATGATGCTAATCTTGACTTCTATTACAGTCAAAATAATGATATGTTCTATTTCACGCAGTAATTGTTAGTGATTGGGCAGCGGCTTCCAAAGCATTAGAAGCTTTATAAAAGTCTGAAACGTGATGAACtgagtctctctctgtgtgtaggTGAGCTACCTCCAGCGGAGTCGATGGGTCTCTCGGAACACGGTGAGTCCCGCGTGCTGCAGCGTCTCAGCGGGACGGCCTCTGGGACAGAAGAAGCAAACAGGCTCCTTCAACGAGCGCAGGGAGTTGCAGACCTTGAGCTGGAGGGAACGCGTCGAGAGGGGTTGCCATGCCGCCTCGATACAGAAACACTGCGCCGAGACCAGAGGGACCGGCTGCGTGCTGCAAGGACCCCGGTCCGAGTGTCACGTGGACTCATGGTACGTTATCGCCGGGGCTGCTCTGCCTGCAGTGAGAAACTCTGCGTTCTGTGAAGGAGGGCTGCTGAACCACCTGAATGACGCTCTGACGGACACAGCAGCGGACTGGACTCCTCGCTGTCACTCTTGCCATGACGCTTGCTGGGCCTCCATCATGGCCGACGTTGCAGGTCTTTGCGTCTCAAAAGCAGGGGACAATAAGCAGAGACAGTGCCTGGTGTTTGGCAGCCAATCAGCGTGGGGGGCTGGTGAAAGCCAACATGGGGATTTAGTTTTAACATTTTCTGCAGAGCCCTCAGCTCCTCACAGAGATCTGGTGGCGCTGCACGACGGGGAGCCGCGGTACCAGCAGCAGCTCTTAGCGTGCGTGGTGTGTTCCCTGCAGACCCTCACCTCGGGGGACGCCCTGCTGCTGCCCGTGTTCTCTGCCCTCACCCGAGTCACCGCAGCTGTCGTGCTCTGCCTGCATGTGTGTTTTAGCTCTGTCTCGTTCAGGTGTCCCTCACCTTCGGGGATTACTGGGGCAGTTCTTGTGTGTGTTGGCTTCTGCCCTGAAGCTGCTGCACGGATACTTCCTGTTCTCAGCGACGTCCACAGCTGCATGAGTCAGGGGTTGAGAGAAGAGGAGGGTGACAATGTGCCGCCTGGGTGTGACAGTCAGGTGCTGCAGTTTGTTCCCATGGAGGAGATGCTCACAGGAGGACTGACTGACTTCTTGCGGACCATGAACTCTGAAATCATCCAACAGAAGCTGCATCTGCTCATGCAATCATAGTGCAGTTTAGTGAGCTGTGACGCCCTTCATCGCTTCACAAGCTGTCTCATTATGTCTGTGTTATTCTCCTTGAATCAGCACACTGTTCAGCTGCATGTCCCTCCAGCAGTTAATCACTGAATCACTTCTGTATGCCAATATAAAAAGACTACAACACTGATTAGGCATTGCACTGCGAACACATTTCAggctcaaaatgaacacatttacaGAGCGGATCAAATCAATGCAGCAAAACCCCAGATATTATCTGTTTTTCTCCATTTATTCttcctaaattattattaagtaCATTTGTTAGTATATATTCCTACTTTCACAATTCATGAATAATACGTTATTTCATAATGCCTTTTGTACtttgtatttaaaaatgttttgggTTCTACAAGGGTTTACATTTCTGAAAATATGTAATAATTTGTAATAGTGACACTTGAAGTACATAATATGCGCTGATATCATTGATATGATACAATCATCTTATATTTATCCACCACACGTATCAGTTGGGCTTTAATGCAGAAGTCCAAACTGTGAAGTTAAATAAGGTAGACCTTCACTTTGCCAGCAAAGTCTCTCAAATCTTTTATTATCTCAGTTTCAACTAAATCCAAGTCTGCTAAAGCCTTTACTCATCCTGCAGGCGAGAACAACATTGTCTCATGATACAAATTTGCAGTGCATGAAAATTCAAATTACTTTCAGCACTTGATCAGCAGAACTCATCCGTGACTGAATCCTTGAGGGGATTTGAGGGAGGAGTGAGCAAACGACAGTCCAACCCGCAGCAGCAAGCCTCCTGTCAGTCACAGATGGTTTGCGCTGAAATCCACCTCGCAGAGAGCCGCCATGCAGTTTTACCCAACGAGCCCGTTGTGTTTTACAAAACATTGTTTTATCCCAGGATGTTCGTGATCGTTTTGTGTTTTTGCCATCATGCAACATACAGGGGACTTCCTGTTAAACAAATAATGTCTATCTTTTGTTTCCAGTGAGAACACAAACATATTTCCACATATGAAATATGACAGTCACTGAAATGTTTTATCCTGCATGAGCAACTCACTCAGGggctttaaagaaaataaacaatatCAGAATATTCGCTTCACTAAATGCACATGTTTACATTTTTAGGGTTCTTCTGGTTTATAATATAACAACGTTGTTACTGAGGAGTTTATTTTCCAACtaaaacaataaaaatgtaCACTGACAAATGACATGAAGTCTGGGTGTTCGTTCACTGATACTGCTCGAGTGTCTTCTGATCAGAAACAAAACTGTTGTttctctccgtcctgtcagactgTGATGTTTATTACACACTAGAGGAGATGAACACTGGAGTGACAGCTCTGCTATTCTTAGATCCTGTGCAGATGCACTTCTCATGCAGCTGCACTTAGACTTGTATCGATCTGACACTATTTTCAAGTCATTCCTGGATTCTGGGCACTGGATGTGAGCACTGGATGTGGGCACTGGATGTGAGCACTGGATGTGAGCACCGAGAGGCACCAGGGGACGATTTATCTTCTACGATCATCTCAGGACTTTCCAGACACAGTTTGTCAGGCTCGGCTCCGTGGTGTCAGATATAACTCAGCTTTTAGGGTGAGGGTTAGTTTGAACTATGTCCACCTCCGGCTGCTTATACAGAAACCTGCTGCTACCATATTAATGCTTTAGTATTCGATATGAAATTGTCTTCTATAATAATATAACAGTCAGAGGGCCAAcactaaaatgtttactttaaTCGTTTAACTACGGTTTGCTGCACAGTTGGTTTAGCTGGTAATTGAGTATTTTTATATTGATGTATTAGTACTTTAACTTAAGTAGtgtatctgaatacttcttaCTTCGCTGTTAACTAGTGTCAGTCAGTGcttcaataaatatgtatttactaCAATTCATCTGTAGTACAAAGCCAGACCCCTTGAACAGAATATTTACATGATCAGAGGTgcgggaaaataaatatgcatgttaatataAACTCATCATATGAATGATCGTCTTGCTGATTTAAACATTAGGCTGTTGTTGAAGACTTTATGTGCACTTGTAAGCATGTGCACATGTGAGAATACAGAGACATAATTAGATCCAATCTATTTTGTAGGGATCTAACACCAAAGGTTTGAACATATTTCATATGAGTGTGTAACCTACATGGTGGGACTGCAGATATAAAGCACAGGAACAGCCTGCAGACTGGAAATATGCTACTgtagtactgaatgtatgttggTCATCATTCAGTTTCACTCTGAATTCAGCCTCTAATGAAGGGCTGCCAAGGATTATGTCAAAAGAAGTAGAGTTATTAAATTATGTGAATGTGTTAATGTGAGATAACTGTTGTAACTGTCTTACAGTCATAATTCAGCTCCTTTATTTTCTGTAAAACAGGCGGATATGTGTGGTAGATTTTTAATTAGCACCGTGTCTGCAGACAGATCTGTGCATTTCCATGAAACTGGGATTCCTCAGCGCTCCATGGATAAAGAGAAAAAGCAGAATCTCCTGCAGCATGCCTTCACCTCCAGCACCTGCTAATGTAGAACTGACAGGATGTTGGATGTTAAGACGTTAAGTGATCCGGCCCAGTGGCGTCTCCAAGGGGGGGCTGTAGGGGGATGGGCACCCATCTTCTGGCCCCTCTTCACCTCTCTATGAGTATCCTCTATGTGGCAATTTTAAACATAAAAGGCTTGTTCCCTTCaaataaatgtcttccttaAAATCAATGCACTGATTAATTAATCACCGAACACATGTAGCCCATATAAAGACGCATACAACATTAAAACAGGATTGTTGTGTCACTCAAAATACCTTA of Pseudochaenichthys georgianus chromosome 3, fPseGeo1.2, whole genome shotgun sequence contains these proteins:
- the cmtr2 gene encoding cap-specific mRNA (nucleoside-2'-O-)-methyltransferase 2 isoform X1 codes for the protein MSLIYVLIYYLSFPDHQSPHKVCRMSSGNGARRKVGKQNFNNTVAFDPETLAEVQGLFSKVRSYVKPASGEWGLPDPNVALRQPAEQHCRLQALKASLNDVKNQLSDKNVQVWHQHTNSTNRAGTVISAVRSAANAEICTQAWCKFSEILGSFRLLPEEALQNGELNTVHLCEAPGAFITSLNHYTKTSESTRYCDWSWAANTLNPYHEANGGSTTIADDRLIANTLPWWFFGSDNTGNIMIQKHLLELQAFVANMRTVDVVTADGSFDCQEKPDEQEALVASLHYCEVTAALLLLSPGGSFVLKMFTLYEHSSVCLLYLLNCCFRSVNVFKPATSKSGNSEVYVVCLDYEGKEAVRPLLSKLIRNYGPQLADREALFPNSHLPESFLKQHEEVCSYFTRLQVETITENLQLFGGMSSEQRQRLDFIRDGTAQEYLQRFQVSYLQRSRWVSRNTVSPACCSVSAGRPLGQKKQTGSFNERRELQTLSWRERVERGCHAASIQKHCAETRGTGCVLQGPRSECHVDSWYVIAGAALPAVRNSAFCEGGLLNHLNDALTDTAADWTPRCHSCHDACWASIMADVAGLCVSKAGDNKQRQCLVFGSQSAWGAGESQHGDLVLTFSAEPSAPHRDLVALHDGEPRYQQQLLACVVCSLQTLTSGDALLLPVFSALTRVTAAVVLCLHVCFSSVSFRCPSPSGITGAVLVCVGFCPEAAARILPVLSDVHSCMSQGLREEEGDNVPPGCDSQVLQFVPMEEMLTGGLTDFLRTMNSEIIQQKLHLLMQS
- the cmtr2 gene encoding cap-specific mRNA (nucleoside-2'-O-)-methyltransferase 2 isoform X2, encoding MLASRPWKTRHRSFDFRGTQVCRMSSGNGARRKVGKQNFNNTVAFDPETLAEVQGLFSKVRSYVKPASGEWGLPDPNVALRQPAEQHCRLQALKASLNDVKNQLSDKNVQVWHQHTNSTNRAGTVISAVRSAANAEICTQAWCKFSEILGSFRLLPEEALQNGELNTVHLCEAPGAFITSLNHYTKTSESTRYCDWSWAANTLNPYHEANGGSTTIADDRLIANTLPWWFFGSDNTGNIMIQKHLLELQAFVANMRTVDVVTADGSFDCQEKPDEQEALVASLHYCEVTAALLLLSPGGSFVLKMFTLYEHSSVCLLYLLNCCFRSVNVFKPATSKSGNSEVYVVCLDYEGKEAVRPLLSKLIRNYGPQLADREALFPNSHLPESFLKQHEEVCSYFTRLQVETITENLQLFGGMSSEQRQRLDFIRDGTAQEYLQRFQVSYLQRSRWVSRNTVSPACCSVSAGRPLGQKKQTGSFNERRELQTLSWRERVERGCHAASIQKHCAETRGTGCVLQGPRSECHVDSWYVIAGAALPAVRNSAFCEGGLLNHLNDALTDTAADWTPRCHSCHDACWASIMADVAGLCVSKAGDNKQRQCLVFGSQSAWGAGESQHGDLVLTFSAEPSAPHRDLVALHDGEPRYQQQLLACVVCSLQTLTSGDALLLPVFSALTRVTAAVVLCLHVCFSSVSFRCPSPSGITGAVLVCVGFCPEAAARILPVLSDVHSCMSQGLREEEGDNVPPGCDSQVLQFVPMEEMLTGGLTDFLRTMNSEIIQQKLHLLMQS
- the cmtr2 gene encoding cap-specific mRNA (nucleoside-2'-O-)-methyltransferase 2 isoform X3 codes for the protein MSSGNGARRKVGKQNFNNTVAFDPETLAEVQGLFSKVRSYVKPASGEWGLPDPNVALRQPAEQHCRLQALKASLNDVKNQLSDKNVQVWHQHTNSTNRAGTVISAVRSAANAEICTQAWCKFSEILGSFRLLPEEALQNGELNTVHLCEAPGAFITSLNHYTKTSESTRYCDWSWAANTLNPYHEANGGSTTIADDRLIANTLPWWFFGSDNTGNIMIQKHLLELQAFVANMRTVDVVTADGSFDCQEKPDEQEALVASLHYCEVTAALLLLSPGGSFVLKMFTLYEHSSVCLLYLLNCCFRSVNVFKPATSKSGNSEVYVVCLDYEGKEAVRPLLSKLIRNYGPQLADREALFPNSHLPESFLKQHEEVCSYFTRLQVETITENLQLFGGMSSEQRQRLDFIRDGTAQEYLQRFQVSYLQRSRWVSRNTVSPACCSVSAGRPLGQKKQTGSFNERRELQTLSWRERVERGCHAASIQKHCAETRGTGCVLQGPRSECHVDSWYVIAGAALPAVRNSAFCEGGLLNHLNDALTDTAADWTPRCHSCHDACWASIMADVAGLCVSKAGDNKQRQCLVFGSQSAWGAGESQHGDLVLTFSAEPSAPHRDLVALHDGEPRYQQQLLACVVCSLQTLTSGDALLLPVFSALTRVTAAVVLCLHVCFSSVSFRCPSPSGITGAVLVCVGFCPEAAARILPVLSDVHSCMSQGLREEEGDNVPPGCDSQVLQFVPMEEMLTGGLTDFLRTMNSEIIQQKLHLLMQS